The following proteins are encoded in a genomic region of Labeo rohita strain BAU-BD-2019 chromosome 5, IGBB_LRoh.1.0, whole genome shotgun sequence:
- the timm8b gene encoding mitochondrial import inner membrane translocase subunit Tim8 B — MADFSSSFDMPSASSSENADAAELQRLIAVEQQKAQFQAQVHNFTDVCWDKCVDKPSSKLDSRTETCLVSCVERFIDTTLTITNRFTQMVQKGAH, encoded by the exons ATGGCTGATTTTAGTTCCAGCTTTGATATGCCGTCGGCTAGTTCATCTGAAAATGCTGATGCTGCGGAGCTTCAGCGTCTGATTGCAGTGGAGCAGCAAAAGGCTCAGTTTCAAGCGCAG GTTCACAACTTTACGGATGTTTGCTGGGATAAGTGCGTGGACAAACCGAGCTCCAAGTTGGACTCACGAACTGAGACTTGTCTCGTTAGCTGCGTGGAGCGTTTCATCGACACGACGCTCACCATCACCAACCGCTTTACGCAGATGGTCCAGAAGGGCGCACACTGA
- the bco2a gene encoding carotenoid-cleaving dioxygenase, mitochondrial, whose translation MSTSVLKNAFRTSKGCSLTSLYRMSCIKPQTIAVAQKTYFTKVQGLPNIAPLVSSVEETPEPIPTTVKGTIPTWIHGSLLRNGPGKFEFGNQHYNHWFDGMAMMHRFQIEDSQVTYRSRFLRSDSYKQNIERNRIMVSEFGTLALPDPCKNFFQRFLSRFEMIKPTDNASVNFVKFKGDYYVSTETNYMHRVDPDTLESKQKVDWSKFVAVNGATAHPHFDPDGTAYNMGNSYRNKGAFYNIVRVPPERDSPEDTLEGAKILCSIAPRDKSKPSYYHSFGMSENYVVFIEQPIKMDLLKIVTGRIRGKSLNEGVFWDPNQETVFHLIDKQTGKEMPVKYYAKALSTFHQINAFEQDGFLMLDICCSDDGQAINNFLIQNLRQSGEALDEMYNTMSRPLPRRFVLPLNITSETPLEQNLNTRPDSTATAVCRTKNQVFCTFEDLHGEDLKDYGGLEFPHINYAKYNTKPYRYYYGCGFRHLVGDSLIKMDLESKKFKVWRQPDLYPSEPVFIPSPNAEEEDDGVILSVIITPVKDKSTFLLVLDAKTFEELGRAEVPVNIPYGFHGVFNSSA comes from the exons ATGTCAACGAGTGtgcttaaaaatgcatttaggaCCAGCAAAG GTTGCAGCCTCACATCTCTCTACAGGATGTCCTGCATAAAACCCCAAACAATTG ctgttgctcaaaaaacatactttaCAAAAGTGCAAGGGTTGCCAAACATCGCGCCCTTGGTAAGTTCAGTAGAGGAGACACCTGAGCCCATCCCCACCACAGTTAAAGGCACCATCCCAACCTGGATCCATGGGAGTCTGCTGCGGAATGGTCCAGGAAAGTTTGAGTTTGGGAATCAGCA CTATAACCACTGGTTTGATGGCATGGCCATGATGCATCGCTTTCAGATCGAGGACAGTCAGGTGACTTACAGAAGCCGTTTTTTGCGCAGCGACTCGTATAAGCAGAACATTGAGAGGAACCGCATCATGGTGTCAGAATTTGGCACTTTGGCTCTACCTGATCCCTGCAAGAACTTCTTTCAGCGCTTCCTGTCCAGATTTGAAATGATAA AGCCAACAGACAATGCCAGTGTTAACTTTGTTAAATTCAAGGGTGACTATTACGTCAGCACAGAGACAAACTACATGCACAGAGTGGATCCAGATACTTTGGAGTCCAAACAGAAG GTGGACTGGAGCAAGTTTGTTGCTGTGAACGGTGCTACTGCTCATCCTCACTTTGATCCAGACGGCACAGCTTACAACATGGGCAACTCATACAGAAACAAAG GGGCTTTCTATAACATCGTTAGGGTGCCACCAGAAAGAGACAGCCCAGAAGATACTCTAGAGGGAGCCAAGATATTATGCTCTATCGCCCCTCGTGACAAATCCAAACCCTCATATTACCACAGCTTTG GCATGTCAGAGAACTATGTAGTGTTCATCGAGCAGCCCATTAAGATGGATCTGCTTAAGATAGTGACTGGTAGAATAAGAGGGAAATCACTAAATGAGGGTGTTTTCTGGGATCCCAACCAGGAAACCGTATTCCACCTTATTGACAAACAAACTGGAAAG GAGATGCCAGTGAAGTACTATGCCAAGGCCTTGTCCACCTTCCATCAGATCAATGCTTTTGAGCAGGATGGATTCCTCATGCTAGACATCTGCTGCTCTGATGACGGACAGGCCATAAACAACTTCCTCATCCAGAACCTGCGTCAATCAGGAGAGGCTTTGGATGAG atGTATAACACCATGAGCAGGCCGCTTCCCCGCCGTTTTGTGCTGCCTCTCAACATCACCAGTGAAACCCCACTGGAACAGAACCTCAACACACGGCCTGATAGCACTGCTACCGCTGTCTGCCGTACCAAAAATCAG GTATTTTGCACGTTTGAGGATCTCCATGGCGAAGACCTGAAAGACTACGGTGGCTTGGAGTTTCCACATATTAACTACGCCAAATATAACACCAAACCTTATAGATACTACTACGGTTGTGGCTTCCGTCACCTAGTGGGTGACTCCTTAATTAAGATGGATCTGGAAAGCAAAAAGTTCAAG GTATGGCGCCAGCCTGATCTCTACCCATCAGAGCCTGTCTTCATTCCTTCACCCAATGCGGAGGAAGAGGATGATGGAGTCATCCTGTCTGTGATCATCACACCAGTTAAG GATAAGAGTACATTTCTTTTAGTCCTAGATGCCAAAACATTTGAAGAGCTGGGAAGAGCCGAAGTGCCTGTCAACATTCCCTATGGATTCCACGGAGTCTTCAACTCCAGTGCATGA
- the sdhda gene encoding succinate dehydrogenase [ubiquinone] cytochrome b small subunit A, mitochondrial isoform X2 codes for MASLIRLSTFCQRGIRPVPLCTTHLSRGFVAHQKNRDVEPFRLTAGRIRAASSPYTVSSSRAASKHWTGERVLSIVLLGVAPAAYLCPGPLVDYSIAAALTLHGHWWEPVYLSLGDWSSPNRLCPWRGSGQAG; via the exons ATGGCGAGCTTGATTCGTTTAAGCACTTTCTGCCAAAGAGGGATAAGAC CTGTGCCTCTCTGCACAACCCACCTGTCTCGTGGGTTCGTTGCCCACCAGAAGAATCGAGATGTAGAGCCTTTCCGACTGACAGCAGGGAGAATCCGCGCAGCTTCATCACCTTACA CTGTCTCAAGTTCAAGGGCAGCCTCCAAACACTGGACGGGTGAACGGGTGTTGAGTATAGTTCTGTTAGGTGTGGCTCCAGCCGCATACTTGTGTCCTGGTCCGCTAGTGGATTACTCTATTGCTGCAGCTCTCACACTGCATGGACACTGGTGGGAACCTGTTTATCTCTCACTC GGGGATTGGTCAAGTCCTAACAGACTATGTCCATGGAGAGGCTCAGGTCAAGCTGGCTAA
- the sdhda gene encoding succinate dehydrogenase [ubiquinone] cytochrome b small subunit A, mitochondrial isoform X1 produces the protein MASLIRLSTFCQRGIRPVPLCTTHLSRGFVAHQKNRDVEPFRLTAGRIRAASSPYTVSSSRAASKHWTGERVLSIVLLGVAPAAYLCPGPLVDYSIAAALTLHGHWGIGQVLTDYVHGEAQVKLAKAGVLLLSTATFFGLCYFNYHDVGLCKAVAMLWQI, from the exons ATGGCGAGCTTGATTCGTTTAAGCACTTTCTGCCAAAGAGGGATAAGAC CTGTGCCTCTCTGCACAACCCACCTGTCTCGTGGGTTCGTTGCCCACCAGAAGAATCGAGATGTAGAGCCTTTCCGACTGACAGCAGGGAGAATCCGCGCAGCTTCATCACCTTACA CTGTCTCAAGTTCAAGGGCAGCCTCCAAACACTGGACGGGTGAACGGGTGTTGAGTATAGTTCTGTTAGGTGTGGCTCCAGCCGCATACTTGTGTCCTGGTCCGCTAGTGGATTACTCTATTGCTGCAGCTCTCACACTGCATGGACACTG GGGGATTGGTCAAGTCCTAACAGACTATGTCCATGGAGAGGCTCAGGTCAAGCTGGCTAAAGCAGGCGTCTTGTTGCTCTCCACAGCCACATTCTTTGGTCTCTGCTATTTCAATTACCATGATGTTGGTCTCTGCAAGGCGGTTGCCATGCTCTGGCAAATATGA